A portion of the Paucilactobacillus hokkaidonensis JCM 18461 genome contains these proteins:
- the gshAB gene encoding bifunctional glutamate--cysteine ligase GshA/glutathione synthetase GshB, with the protein MIIFSELLQQTPSVSAISHSRIGVERESQRVTLDGKLAGTDHPIVFGSRRFHPYIKTDFAETQLEIVTPVVDTVNDLFHWLAALHDVVYQSLPTNEMLWPLSMPPALPSCEDQISLAKLPDFKDVLYRRYLAKTYGRRKQMISGLHFNFELPAVLVEALYRQQCEIKDLACFKTTLYLKIARNYLHYRWVITYLFGASPVAERNYFKHHEEKPQKIVRSIRNSEFGYRNKENVQVSFESLKIYLSDIESQIRKGNLLEEKEFYSSVRLRESQNIVRCKQTKIDYLELRNIDINPFERYGISKNQIVFMELFMLFMLWTDEKKNGDDWIATGNQTNNEVALESPLAPTCYRTNGLKIINLMKKMTKQLNLNGYEEVLQQSQDMLIDVTKTIGGRMTKGLMATKQSDLATAIGLKNRRVTMQVPYQLNGFVNMELSTQILMFDAIQKGIMVDMVDENDQLLKLQLGHQIEYVKNGNMTSRDSYIVPLIMKNKTATKRILVTAGFNVPIGVEFVNADTALAAYSRFVGEPIVIKPQSANYGRGVSVFQFSPSLADYQQAIRRAFTECSTVLVENFFAGPEYRFLVINDKIKAVLLRIPANVIGDGHHTVKQLVAIKNKSTLRGLNDRTPLTKISLGVVEQAMLKSQSLTVDSIPVVGKRTYLRKNSNISSGGDSIDVTDQIDFTYKEKAVAAVKCLGAKICGIDLIIPDRLVPVSSHESYSIIEANYNPMMDMHCYPYKGKKRRVTVDVLEFLFPQLTNL; encoded by the coding sequence TTGATTATTTTTAGTGAATTATTGCAGCAAACGCCAAGTGTATCTGCAATATCGCATTCGAGAATTGGTGTAGAGCGCGAAAGCCAGCGAGTAACTTTAGACGGAAAGTTAGCTGGTACTGATCACCCGATCGTATTTGGTAGTCGTCGGTTTCATCCCTATATTAAAACAGACTTTGCCGAGACACAGTTAGAAATCGTAACCCCGGTAGTGGATACTGTGAATGATTTGTTCCATTGGTTGGCTGCATTACATGATGTGGTCTACCAGTCATTACCAACTAATGAAATGTTGTGGCCTCTTAGCATGCCACCAGCATTGCCAAGTTGTGAAGATCAGATTAGCCTAGCTAAGTTACCCGACTTTAAGGATGTTTTGTATCGACGTTATTTGGCAAAAACTTATGGTCGGCGTAAACAGATGATCAGTGGCTTACATTTTAATTTTGAGCTTCCGGCTGTGTTGGTTGAAGCATTGTATCGCCAACAATGTGAAATTAAGGATCTTGCCTGTTTTAAAACAACTCTCTATTTGAAAATAGCGCGTAATTATCTGCATTACCGTTGGGTGATTACTTATTTGTTCGGTGCATCTCCTGTTGCCGAACGTAACTACTTTAAGCACCATGAAGAGAAGCCCCAGAAGATAGTTCGAAGCATTAGAAACAGTGAGTTCGGTTATCGCAATAAAGAAAATGTTCAAGTATCGTTCGAATCATTGAAAATCTATCTCAGTGATATCGAATCTCAAATACGCAAAGGTAATTTACTTGAAGAGAAAGAATTTTATTCTTCAGTTAGGTTGCGCGAGAGCCAAAATATAGTCAGATGTAAACAAACAAAAATTGATTATCTTGAGTTAAGAAATATCGATATTAATCCATTTGAACGATATGGAATTAGTAAAAATCAGATTGTGTTTATGGAACTATTTATGCTATTCATGCTTTGGACAGATGAGAAGAAAAATGGTGATGATTGGATAGCAACTGGTAATCAAACCAATAATGAGGTGGCGCTTGAGTCACCATTAGCACCAACTTGTTATCGAACAAACGGCCTTAAAATAATTAATTTAATGAAAAAAATGACAAAGCAGTTGAATTTAAATGGTTATGAAGAAGTGCTACAACAGTCCCAGGACATGCTCATAGATGTTACAAAAACGATTGGTGGACGAATGACGAAGGGGTTAATGGCCACTAAACAATCGGATTTGGCAACAGCAATCGGATTAAAGAATCGTAGGGTTACCATGCAGGTACCTTATCAATTAAACGGCTTTGTCAATATGGAGCTATCAACACAAATCTTAATGTTTGATGCAATTCAAAAAGGTATTATGGTGGACATGGTCGATGAAAATGATCAGTTATTAAAACTACAATTGGGTCACCAAATTGAGTATGTTAAGAATGGTAATATGACAAGTCGAGATAGTTATATTGTGCCGCTGATCATGAAAAATAAGACGGCTACTAAAAGGATTTTGGTCACGGCGGGGTTTAATGTTCCAATCGGAGTTGAATTTGTTAACGCGGACACGGCTTTAGCGGCCTATTCAAGATTTGTGGGTGAACCGATTGTGATTAAGCCCCAGTCGGCTAATTACGGTAGGGGAGTTTCCGTATTTCAGTTTTCTCCTTCTCTAGCTGATTATCAACAAGCAATTCGGCGAGCATTTACTGAATGTTCGACTGTACTGGTTGAGAATTTTTTTGCAGGGCCTGAATATCGGTTTTTAGTAATTAATGATAAAATAAAGGCAGTATTATTACGAATTCCAGCTAATGTTATTGGTGATGGGCATCATACAGTAAAACAGTTAGTTGCAATTAAAAATAAGAGTACTTTACGTGGCCTGAATGATCGAACACCGCTTACAAAGATTTCTTTGGGTGTGGTCGAACAAGCCATGTTGAAAAGCCAAAGCCTTACGGTTGATTCAATTCCGGTGGTTGGTAAGCGCACCTATCTTAGAAAAAATTCAAATATCAGTTCCGGTGGTGATTCCATTGATGTAACTGATCAAATTGACTTTACTTACAAGGAAAAAGCTGTAGCTGCTGTGAAGTGTTTAGGTGCAAAAATATGTGGAATTGATTTGATTATTCCAGATAGATTAGTTCCGGTTTCTAGTCACGAGTCCTACTCAATTATCGAGGCCAACTACAATCCGATGATGGATATGCATTGCTATCCCTATAAGGGTAAAAAACGTCGAGTAACAGTAGACGTGTTAGAGTTCCTGTTTCCACAACTAACCAATTTGTAA
- a CDS encoding TPM domain-containing protein, with translation MKRKKTNIWLWLLLLPFLSLFQTTLVQAASLPNTPAENYFDQVNLLDSQTQNLVNAKNQQYEGTKAKPQIMLAVVKSTGDTDIDQYAADLFSKWRIGQKNSDNGILILYALNGGKRNVRIEVGYGLEDVVTDSQSGQILNNNTVQLKSTSSTIVNQGLQKTFDSVATLVDKHYGYKNNKSAISGNENQNVVKSDRNLFNWKNILQLIALLIFIGFIISPWGRSWQFWSIIAWLFNNNNDHFGGFGGGSSGGGGSSGGGGASI, from the coding sequence GTGAAACGAAAAAAGACGAATATCTGGCTGTGGTTATTATTATTACCATTTTTGTCACTGTTCCAAACTACTCTTGTTCAGGCAGCCAGTTTACCTAATACGCCAGCTGAAAATTATTTTGACCAAGTGAATTTGTTAGATTCACAGACACAAAATTTAGTTAATGCTAAGAACCAACAATATGAAGGAACCAAGGCTAAACCACAAATTATGTTGGCTGTGGTAAAATCTACTGGCGATACTGATATAGACCAGTATGCAGCTGATTTATTTTCAAAATGGAGAATTGGTCAAAAGAACTCGGATAATGGTATTCTAATTCTTTACGCCTTAAACGGTGGGAAACGTAATGTTCGTATCGAGGTTGGTTATGGATTAGAAGATGTGGTTACAGATAGCCAATCTGGACAAATTTTGAACAATAATACGGTACAATTGAAATCCACTTCCTCTACAATCGTAAACCAGGGATTACAGAAAACATTCGATAGCGTAGCAACATTAGTTGATAAACATTATGGCTATAAAAATAATAAAAGTGCAATTTCTGGTAATGAAAATCAGAATGTAGTGAAATCTGATCGTAATCTTTTCAATTGGAAAAATATTTTGCAACTAATCGCTTTGCTTATTTTTATCGGTTTTATAATCAGTCCTTGGGGTCGCAGTTGGCAATTCTGGTCAATAATAGCTTGGCTTTTCAATAATAATAATGATCATTTTGGTGGCTTTGGTGGTGGTTCTTCAGGTGGTGGTGGATCCTCTGGCGGTGGTGGTGCAAGCATTTAG
- a CDS encoding LemA family protein, which yields MQSRRFKPWWVVLVVSLGIFAVIGAISVDTYNNLAKQNQEVEAQWSQVENVMQRRYDLIPNLVSAVKGSMNQEQKVFGQIADARKSYGSATTVKEKANADNKVNSSVGTLINVIQENYPNLKSNTNVATLMTQLEGSENRIAVERRRYIQQVKTYNQSVVTFPKNIFASTMGLGKKTEFKANSNASKAPKVDFNN from the coding sequence ATGCAATCTCGAAGATTTAAGCCTTGGTGGGTTGTTTTAGTAGTATCTTTAGGCATTTTTGCTGTTATAGGAGCGATTAGTGTCGATACCTATAATAATTTAGCTAAACAGAATCAAGAAGTTGAAGCGCAATGGAGTCAAGTAGAGAACGTGATGCAACGACGCTATGATTTAATTCCAAACTTGGTAAGTGCAGTTAAAGGCAGCATGAATCAGGAACAGAAGGTTTTTGGTCAAATTGCTGATGCACGGAAGAGTTATGGCAGCGCGACAACAGTTAAGGAAAAGGCTAATGCTGATAATAAAGTCAATAGTTCAGTTGGTACTTTGATCAATGTGATCCAAGAAAATTATCCTAATTTGAAGTCGAATACCAATGTTGCGACGTTAATGACCCAACTAGAGGGATCTGAAAATCGTATTGCGGTTGAACGGCGTCGTTATATTCAGCAAGTTAAGACTTATAATCAAAGTGTGGTTACTTTTCCTAAAAATATTTTTGCATCTACAATGGGCTTAGGTAAAAAGACTGAATTTAAAGCAAATTCAAATGCAAGCAAGGCTCCTAAAGTTGATTTTAACAACTAG
- a CDS encoding copper-translocating P-type ATPase encodes MSIRNRFIFSLIVSTPILINMVASPFGFGLPGGMWTQFLLTTAVMAVSGRAFIQSAWASFRHHHANMDTLVAIGTGTAYLYSIYAMFSNQDVFFEDAALVITLILLGQVFEENMKRNASGAVAKLLDLQAKEAEVLRGGEIIKVPMAEVVVGDILRVKPGQKIAVDGVITEGSSTIDESMVTGESMPTEKKVDDTVIGSTMNSTGTFMFKASKVGNDTLLAQIVEMVKKAQTSHAPIQKTVDKISDIFVPAVLIIAILAFFVWYVLLGASVVTAMLFTVSVIIIACPCALGIATPTALMVGTGRSAKMGILIKNGEVLEAVNTIKTVVFDKTGTITVGKPKVTDIIGDEQMVLDVAANLEASSEHPLAAAVLEKAKEQGITPNAAQNFKAIEGKGVQAQINGKKAFIGNDKLLDNYNLTDQLTAKMVQLQSEAKTVVIVGYDDKIVGLIAIQDAPKQSSATAIAALKKRGLRPVMLTGDNERVARAIADQVGIDEVIADVLPGDKADHVKQLQQQAPVAFVGDGINDAPALTTADVGIAMGSGTDIAIESGGIILVKNNLLDVVNALELSQKTFNRIKLNLFWAFIYNSLGIPVAAGIFVGLGLILSPELAGLGMALSSLSVVASSLMLNKTKLTTVTA; translated from the coding sequence ATGAGTATAAGAAATCGATTTATATTTTCTTTGATTGTTTCTACTCCAATATTAATAAATATGGTCGCTAGTCCTTTTGGCTTCGGGTTACCAGGAGGTATGTGGACGCAGTTTCTACTGACAACTGCAGTAATGGCCGTCTCTGGCCGAGCATTTATACAAAGTGCTTGGGCATCATTTCGGCATCACCATGCTAATATGGACACTTTAGTAGCGATTGGCACGGGAACGGCCTATTTATATAGTATTTATGCAATGTTTAGTAACCAAGACGTTTTCTTCGAAGATGCAGCCCTTGTCATCACCTTAATTTTATTGGGCCAAGTTTTTGAAGAAAATATGAAACGTAATGCATCTGGTGCTGTGGCAAAGCTATTGGATTTACAAGCGAAAGAAGCCGAAGTTTTGCGTGGTGGCGAAATTATTAAAGTTCCAATGGCTGAAGTTGTCGTAGGCGATATTCTTCGTGTTAAACCAGGACAAAAAATTGCTGTAGATGGCGTAATTACTGAAGGTAGTTCGACAATTGATGAGTCAATGGTTACAGGTGAAAGTATGCCGACTGAGAAAAAAGTTGACGATACGGTAATTGGCTCAACAATGAATAGTACTGGAACATTTATGTTTAAGGCCAGTAAAGTAGGCAATGATACATTACTAGCACAAATTGTTGAAATGGTCAAAAAAGCTCAAACTAGTCATGCACCAATTCAAAAAACTGTTGATAAGATTTCCGATATTTTTGTTCCTGCTGTTTTAATTATTGCAATTCTGGCCTTTTTTGTTTGGTATGTTTTACTTGGAGCCAGCGTAGTAACTGCCATGCTATTTACCGTTTCTGTAATCATTATTGCTTGCCCTTGTGCATTAGGAATTGCTACGCCAACGGCCTTGATGGTTGGTACCGGACGCAGTGCTAAGATGGGCATTCTAATTAAAAACGGTGAAGTGTTGGAGGCTGTCAATACAATTAAAACGGTTGTTTTTGATAAAACAGGTACGATTACAGTTGGAAAACCAAAAGTAACGGATATTATTGGTGATGAACAAATGGTACTTGACGTAGCAGCTAATCTTGAAGCTTCTTCGGAGCATCCTTTAGCAGCAGCTGTGCTAGAAAAAGCTAAGGAACAAGGCATCACACCCAACGCTGCACAAAATTTCAAGGCAATCGAGGGTAAAGGTGTACAAGCACAGATCAATGGTAAAAAAGCCTTCATTGGTAATGATAAATTACTTGATAATTATAATCTTACTGATCAATTAACAGCTAAAATGGTACAGTTGCAAAGCGAAGCCAAAACAGTGGTAATTGTTGGCTACGACGATAAAATTGTTGGGTTAATTGCTATTCAAGATGCGCCAAAGCAAAGCTCAGCTACAGCAATTGCGGCCTTGAAGAAACGTGGCTTACGTCCAGTTATGTTAACTGGTGATAACGAACGGGTTGCTCGGGCAATTGCTGATCAGGTTGGCATTGATGAAGTAATTGCCGATGTACTACCTGGTGATAAGGCAGATCATGTTAAACAGCTTCAACAACAGGCACCAGTTGCGTTTGTTGGTGATGGTATTAACGATGCACCGGCATTAACAACAGCTGACGTTGGAATCGCCATGGGATCAGGAACAGATATTGCGATTGAATCAGGCGGTATTATCTTAGTTAAAAATAACTTATTGGATGTTGTTAATGCACTTGAATTAAGTCAAAAGACGTTTAATCGAATTAAGCTGAACTTGTTCTGGGCATTTATATATAATTCACTGGGCATTCCTGTCGCTGCTGGTATTTTTGTCGGACTTGGTTTGATCTTAAGCCCAGAGCTGGCTGGTTTGGGGATGGCATTGAGTTCATTATCAGTTGTTGCGAGCTCGTTGATGCTTAATAAAACCAAGTTAACCACTGTAACTGCGTGA
- a CDS encoding cupredoxin domain-containing protein: MVEKKQSIVVVVDGGYHPDTVKLTKGIPAEIIFKRISDKGCVDTIVFPKLGIKRFLPINEQQIFSINTDKAGEYQFHCGMDMAYGKVIIK; the protein is encoded by the coding sequence ATGGTAGAAAAGAAACAAAGTATTGTGGTAGTTGTTGATGGTGGCTATCATCCAGATACAGTGAAACTAACCAAAGGAATTCCTGCAGAAATTATTTTTAAGCGGATCAGTGATAAGGGATGTGTAGATACGATTGTATTTCCAAAACTTGGTATCAAGCGTTTCTTACCAATAAACGAACAACAAATTTTCTCGATTAATACAGATAAGGCTGGCGAATATCAATTTCATTGTGGGATGGATATGGCCTACGGAAAGGTGATTATAAAATGA
- a CDS encoding cupredoxin domain-containing protein, which yields MDKILVTIIAGLLVGFIVWWFFGKHVTKEVAADVTGNEQDVSVIVNGGYTPSTVVLKRGIPAQITFNRKDPSSCLEQVVFEDFGINDFLPQNKDHAIDIDTSKPGEYSYACGMNMFHGKVIVK from the coding sequence ATGGATAAAATTTTGGTAACAATAATAGCCGGTCTACTAGTTGGTTTTATTGTCTGGTGGTTCTTCGGCAAACATGTGACTAAGGAGGTTGCGGCCGATGTAACAGGTAATGAACAAGATGTTAGTGTGATCGTTAATGGCGGTTATACACCTAGTACTGTAGTTTTGAAACGTGGTATTCCTGCCCAAATTACGTTTAACCGTAAAGATCCCTCAAGCTGTTTAGAACAAGTTGTTTTCGAAGACTTCGGCATCAATGATTTTTTGCCACAGAATAAGGATCATGCAATCGACATTGATACAAGTAAACCTGGTGAATACAGCTATGCCTGTGGAATGAACATGTTTCATGGGAAGGTGATCGTTAAATAG
- a CDS encoding BlaI/MecI/CopY family transcriptional regulator produces MINLYFHTSDPAKRKMLDWFRCQKIETQTRNIMQKRLTKLEIRHFNYRPTVPETTAMDKTVAELFQHLCDMKKGAGIINLLAKLNLSKGDIERMQAQLDKKLKDAPSTINCNCLSSGKNDCYITD; encoded by the coding sequence ATGATTAATTTATATTTTCATACCAGTGATCCAGCAAAAAGAAAAATGTTGGATTGGTTTCGTTGTCAAAAAATAGAAACACAAACCAGAAATATTATGCAAAAACGCTTAACAAAATTAGAAATTAGACATTTTAATTATCGACCTACTGTGCCGGAAACAACCGCAATGGACAAAACTGTGGCTGAATTATTTCAACATCTCTGTGATATGAAAAAAGGAGCCGGCATCATTAATCTGTTAGCTAAGTTAAATCTTAGTAAAGGTGATATTGAGCGTATGCAGGCTCAGCTTGATAAAAAACTAAAGGATGCGCCTAGCACAATTAACTGCAACTGTTTGTCTAGTGGAAAAAATGATTGTTATATAACTGATTGA
- the lgt gene encoding prolipoprotein diacylglyceryl transferase: MGALNPIAFKLGPFLVHWYGIIIASGAVLGVLLAIKETKQQKISADDIYDLILWALPIGLIGARLYYVIFEWSYYSQHLNEIIAIWQGGIAIYGGLIAGGITLIIFCRRRGLSIWQVLDVVTPGIMLGQVIGRWGNFINQEAFGTVVSRGFLQQLHLPNFIVQQMYIGGAYHQPTFLYESVWNLIGLILLISLRHKKGLFKRGEIALSYAIWYSFGRFFVEGMRTDSLYLFGQVRVSQLLSLVIFVVMIIIFVYRRKQQKISNYLIS; encoded by the coding sequence ATGGGGGCATTAAATCCGATTGCGTTTAAACTAGGACCTTTTCTGGTTCATTGGTATGGCATTATTATTGCTAGTGGTGCAGTGCTTGGCGTACTACTTGCAATTAAAGAGACTAAGCAGCAAAAGATTTCTGCGGATGATATTTATGATCTGATACTCTGGGCTTTACCAATTGGCCTGATAGGTGCACGACTTTATTATGTTATTTTTGAATGGTCGTATTATTCGCAACATTTAAATGAGATCATTGCAATTTGGCAAGGCGGAATTGCAATTTATGGCGGTTTGATTGCTGGTGGTATTACATTGATTATCTTCTGCCGGCGACGTGGCCTGTCAATTTGGCAAGTTTTAGATGTTGTTACGCCAGGCATCATGCTAGGACAAGTTATTGGGAGATGGGGGAATTTTATTAATCAGGAAGCTTTTGGTACTGTCGTCTCACGTGGCTTTCTGCAGCAGCTCCATTTACCCAATTTTATCGTACAGCAGATGTATATCGGTGGTGCGTATCATCAACCGACATTTCTATATGAATCGGTATGGAATCTTATTGGATTGATTTTACTTATTAGCTTACGACATAAAAAAGGGCTTTTTAAACGAGGAGAAATTGCGTTAAGCTATGCAATTTGGTATTCGTTTGGTCGATTTTTTGTTGAAGGAATGCGGACTGATAGCCTGTACCTATTTGGACAAGTACGAGTCTCACAATTATTATCATTAGTTATTTTTGTTGTTATGATAATTATCTTCGTTTATCGACGAAAGCAACAAAAGATCTCTAATTATTTAATCAGCTGA